In one Nomascus leucogenys isolate Asia unplaced genomic scaffold, Asia_NLE_v1 000790F_90641_qpd_obj, whole genome shotgun sequence genomic region, the following are encoded:
- the LOC115833932 gene encoding protein FAM236C isoform X1, translating into MIFTPFLPPADLSVFQNVKGPQKDPEEVVAVSDAAEDPSGGTGLPREPGLLRGSWRSRFQRALACFSKCFRGGYRTLGI; encoded by the exons ATGAtcttcactcccttccttccacctGCTGACCTG TCTGTCTTTCAGAATGTGAAAGGGCCGCAAAAAGACCCTGAGGAAGTAGTTGCTGTGTCTGACGCCGCGGAGGATCCATCCGGTGGCACAGGCTTGCCCAGGGAACCTGGTCTTCTGCGAGGGTCTTGGAGGAGCCGGTTCCAGAGGGCCCTGGCGTGTTTCAGCAAGTGCTTCAG GGGAGGATACCGGACACTCGGAATCTGA
- the LOC115833932 gene encoding protein FAM236C isoform X2 gives MIFTPFLPPADLNVKGPQKDPEEVVAVSDAAEDPSGGTGLPREPGLLRGSWRSRFQRALACFSKCFRGGYRTLGI, from the exons ATGAtcttcactcccttccttccacctGCTGACCTG AATGTGAAAGGGCCGCAAAAAGACCCTGAGGAAGTAGTTGCTGTGTCTGACGCCGCGGAGGATCCATCCGGTGGCACAGGCTTGCCCAGGGAACCTGGTCTTCTGCGAGGGTCTTGGAGGAGCCGGTTCCAGAGGGCCCTGGCGTGTTTCAGCAAGTGCTTCAG GGGAGGATACCGGACACTCGGAATCTGA